The window CTGCGGCGGCTTAGGCCGGAGGGTGGACGGCCGCCGGCGGGATTCGTGCTGTGGTATGAGGCTTGGTGGGGGTGGTGCGGATGTTGGTGGTGAAGGCGCAAGACATCGCGGTCGTAGGCGGCGCGGCGAGAAGCGTCGGAGAGGATGGTGTAGGACTCGGAGATGAGGGAGAAGTTGTGAGCGGCGTCGGGGTCGGAGCGATTTGCGTCGGGGTGGTGAGACTTTGATAATGAATAAAAGGCTCTGGAAAATATTAGATATCAGTTACATATTTGACGAAGAGACGGTTCTAGACTTTTTTATCTCTCCCAAAGAAGCGTCGAGTGGGACTTTTAACCGTTCATAATGATTCTTTCCTTCGAAAGCACCTCGAGCAAGATGTCTTGTCGCATGAAACCCCctcgtgctgctgccattgcaACAGCGCAGCGTCGCTGAAGCACAAGCTATACTCGGCCTGTATGTCCTGGTAGCAGCAGATTCCCTCGTCACGCAACACCGTAATATTGATTGCGCAAGGGGACAAGGGGCAGTGACGAGAGTGTGCGGAAGACGGGGTGGCATGCCTTGCGTATCCTCATCACGCGGAACGAGGTAGTTGTTTGTTCGTTCAGGATACAAGGGCCTGGTGATGTAATCGACGTAGTTTTGGCGGGAGTGTTTTAAAGTGGGGCGCTTGATGGTAGGCTATTTGGCTACAACGCGTATGATTGAACTACTTACACAGGCATATATGGAAACCTGAAATAGTCATATATGTGGTATAGAAGGCTTGTAGATACTTCTAATTTCCGAAATGAATGGTAAAATCTCCCATGTCTTCTATAAATTATTCCTGTACTAAACTAAGCTTGTTAACAATGCCCTTTGTTTAGACTTGGACACCAAATCCTTCGCTACCTGCTACCGAATTCCACTTATATTGATGAAATATCTCTGGAGATTCTACATCTCTTcccgtcttttttttttttcttctttcagaatgctctcttctcttttctgagTTCAgtctttccttctccctcatcTCTACAAAGTAGCTACTGGAGTACGTTATGTACAAGCTAGGATGTTTACAGACAAGGATGCATAAATCCGCGGCATCATGATAGCACGCACACAGCGCAGAGCTATATTTAGCTCTTATGGAACTTCGCAACTGACTTCTCACAACACAAGTAGGCGTATGCTTTGTACATGAAAATAAACAAGCCAAATACAAACATAGCACCCttttacatatatataagtacACAGGTAAAAAGACCTCCAAAATTGACTTTGCAGCTTTACTTTACAgtgtatataaattattcaTACTATGTTGTTGGTTCGACGTTCATGTTGATCCCGCCAGTATGGAGTAAAATTGGTGAATTCACCATTAGAATCGATCGTGTCTAGGCTCTAATAGGCAGGAAGGAATTAAATGCATGTATTGAAGGATCCTTTGAGCCGAGTGttaatcttaaatatatatatataggcatataggtatgtatataggtatataggtatatatatctatatctaTGTATCCCTTGCCGCCCCCCTTTCTAGCACACTGTACAGCATTCTTTAGAATGCGACTTGTCGTCGGTCAATTTCTCGAATCTAGATCATTATGCGCcgtttattttctcttcttttatgTTTGCTTTGTTTCGTCCTATTTACGGGCAAAGCTCACTCGCAGGTCACCTTCATTCAACCGCCGCCCGCAGGCCCTTCGCACGTTTATCAAGACAATCCAGCCTACAAATATGATGCCACCGTTACTGTACAATGGACTGGAGATATCCCAAAATCGGTTCAGACGCTGCAAGTTGAAGTCTGGAGAGATATAATTGACCCGTCGCCAGCAGATGCTGGGTATTATCTAGGTAGAGCATAGTAGCGTCGTAACGCAGTCTCGAGTTATTAATTAGCTGTATAGATTTGGGGAGCTTTCCCCCCTCACCCAATAAAGGTTGGCTCGTCATGAGTATGCCGGCATGGCTTTTTTCAAAAAACGGAACTGTCCCGCTTTATTTCGTGTGTCTTGATAAAGACACATCGGACGTTCTCGGCGAATCTCATTATTATAACATCACGAACGGGCCTACGAGTTCCTCTACTGGACCGGCCACGACTAGTGCAACTACAACGTCTTCTAAGTCAAGTGGAACTGGCACAGATACTTCAAAAACAGCTGCATCAAACACAGGTGCTGCTGTGGATGGGACACCGCCACACTCGACAAGTCCAACGACCACGACAACGACGGCATCGTCAACCGCCACACCACAATCGACCGAAAAACTCTCTAAAAAGGCAATTGCAGGTATTTCGGTTGGGGCAATAATAGGCGGCGTATCAATACTAGCGGTGTTGGGTTTCCTGGCACGCAGGTATGGAATCTGGAGCAACGGTAGCTTTCATAATATCTTTGGAAGGGGTCAACAGAGCGCAGCTCCTCAAAATAACATAGTAGAGCTACCGGTAGACAACCCAACGGAGCTGCAAGACAGTCAAGAGATCAAAGATTCAAGAGCCTGGAAACATCCCAGAGGTTCCGGAGGTCTCTACGAAGTGGCTTAGAGCGAAAGTGTATAACTGCCTAGTTTAGTATAGAGAAATTAGAAACGGTATGCAATAGGCAAATAAAAGTCAACTGTTCTTGCTTGGGGCTTTCCAGCCATTCTATATATGGCTCCTTGTCATTTAGCTAATAAGATTCGAATTAGAGACGAGATCAATTTTTATCATGGTGTTAGCAAGACATTGGAATAGCACTTACGAAGCGCCTACTAACAATACCACGGTGCTTCTTCTAGAGACGTATTGTTTCTCAGCACTCGCATCAATGGGGTCTTAAACTAAGTATGTAGCAAACCATGTTCTACTAAATTTACATCCCCTAAAAATGtaaggctttatttagtAAAGAAGCCGCAATATGATAAATAGAATAGGGCGATGGACTTTGATTGCTCcatgttctttctttttgagaACTTCGCAAGCTACAGCTTTTACTAAGGCATTATACGTCCAACGCCAGCTACTTACGGCATCCATTATCCGCGCTTTCTGACTCAGAACAATGAGAGGCAGATTAGAGGTGAATACCAGCTGTTGTGTGCTGTGTCTACAGTTGATGCTGGAGTTCTCAATAGACTCGACGGTTGAGTTTGCCAAGTCCCACAGCTACTAAGTTGGCGATACATTCATGCTGCAGTGTAAACTTACATATACCAACAAAGAATATACCAACAAAGAAAGCTCCATGGTCTAGCGTATCAAAGTCGATGCGTTAGGATAACCTAGTCACAGTTTGAAGTGAAAAAACTGCGCTTAGCAGTCACAAAAGTCAACTTGAATAGTATTAAGTGATAGGGACATGTTTGATACAGAGTAGGCACATGCCTGCAAGGGAGAGATATTTGGTACTGCAGTTCACGAAGCAGCATGCTCCTGGTGAAATGCATTCTTATTGGCGTACTTGCTCATTAGCTTTTCGTCTCCACGCACGTGATGGGTGTATGTTGGTGCCTAAATGTAGTTTTGACAGAATAGAGGGACGCATTTcgaatatatatgtacatcATTCAGCAATCCCACCACTCCAAGTTGGAAAGTAAAACAAGATGGATGAAGAGCGACGCACCAAGATTGCAGCCGCACTGCAGCAATACCGCGAAACAGTGTCGCAGCAGAACCTTGCCATGCTGCGTGTCATTGTGGATGGTCTGGAAGCTCCATCACTGCCCCCGAGTACTTTATCGCTGCGATCAAGTATACTTGTCGACGAGTATGGCACCAATCTTGCCGAAACCGTCAAAGAGCCACGGGATTTATTCAACGATAATATACGCCCTAAATTGCTCAAATACCTAGATGGAGTGGTTGACGGTCCGAATCTAACGAAGAGGGAAGAATATTTCGCCAGAATGAAGGCAATTATAGCAGAGGAGAATATAGATTTTGGCGGCGAATTTGAATTCCCCCCAAGAGATCTTGCTTATCTTTGCACGTTAGTAGATGGCATCATTGGTCCAGGACTACCAGACTACATTGTCTCAAGTCAGATTGAGTTTATAAGTCCTACTTTCGATGGTCTAGACGATCTAGGCTATGTTGTACCTCTTTGGGATGATGATCTAGGACATCGAGTTGATATGTTTTTTGGTCTTTGGGAAGACTGGGAGATTGCAGTGGCAATTCAAACTGGTCGTGGCCCGTTCGCGTTATGTGGCTCTTGCGCCATTTATTGCCGTAATGAGAAAGACGATGATAACAAAGAATGGAAGTGGAGGTATGGCATGTTTGATGGAGACTGGCACAGCGATATGTACAATACTGTGGAAGAATTCCTTGCATATTACCGCCATCACAACGAGCAAACAGAGGAAATGGTCAGGAGGAACCTTGGGATATAGAGCTCTGGGAGAGTGGGATCTATGGGTAACATCGACAAGCTTTTTTAGTGATAACTTGAAAGTAATGAACAAACTTTCAGGCGCTTCGTTTATGCCTTTGCAGTAGTTGGATTCAAGGCTCTAAATCAGAGGATACGTTGTCAACACCAAAGCTATTACTGCCGCTACTGCTACTCTTATtgctgcttttctcttctaccTTCCCTTCCTAcgcccttctctcctctccaatATTCTCATCAGGGAAAGccatttctgcttctctgttTTAAGGTAATGCCATACCATGTCAATTTGTATACATGGCCGAGGTGCTACTTCCTCGTGCTAAGATTGCCTAATCTACGGGGTTGGTGGTCCGTCTATTTCCCATCTCCAAATTCGAGTTAAAGCAGTTACAGCTGTGCCTGATTTATTTCCTCCTTTAAAGCAGGCGGTGGCTGCCGAGTTCCGAGAGTCTCCCAAGCACTCATGATCTGGAACAAGTTTTTCTCTTGATGCTTGCTAGCAGTCATGATAACACCGAATGGCCGCCCATTTAGGTCCAAAACACCCAGAGGCATTGTGGCGATGGGATAGCCTCAAGGGATGTTTAGCTTTGGTTGGATACAGTCAGACTTGGAGAAACCTACCGGCTGCGGAAGCAACGCTCGATATAGGACTGTCAGCTAATGAAGCGACGGCATCAAGCTTAAACAGGTTGAGGACTTGATCGATTCCGTCGGGTCCGGCAAGCTTGCGAAGGAAGGCTAGAGTTTCGGCATTTTCGGCGGCAGAGATATTGCACTGTAACGCGTTCTCGAGGCTTGACTGTGATGGATGTTCTGTTTATGTGTCAGGATAAAAACCAATAGTGAACTTCATCCATATACGCGTACCTTTGGGGAGTTCTCTGTCGGCGTGCTGGAGATTCCAGTCGACAAGTTCCTTTAGGTTCCTGACTTGAGATGAATCTAGAGTTTCAAGATAGCGATTGAAGACTCGCTGAAACTCGTAGGCTCCAAAGTTCGTTAGAGTTGGCAAACAAGGCATCTCGGGGCTTGCTAAGCAACCTACAGATGATGTCTCCAATCCCAGGCCAAACGTTGTCACCGGGAGGAAGCAGAACCGGGTACTCGACGTGGACACCGGCATCAGATAGAATCGTCATTACTGAGTGGTATTCTTTTCTCTGTAACAATGTTAGCGCAATGTGACATCGAGGAAGAGGGGATTTACCATCTGAAAGAGCGCCTCGTCGTCATTTTTGCAAAGACCTTCTGGTAACTTCCAAACCTTCTCATCCACAAATCCAATCCTTAGCCCGTCCCATTTCTGTGTCATGAGCTGCGACAGTCTTTCGTCGTGATTCGGTCCTGTCGCTTGCAACATCTCGATGACCACGGCGAGATCAGCCGGGGACCTAGCCATAGCACCGACAGAGTCTAGGCTCTTTGACACTGGAATTACTCCATCCATGGAGACGGTCCCAATTGTCGGCTTCATAGCATAGAGCGCGGCACGGGAGGCTGGGGATACAATAGATCCGTCGGTTTCGACACCGAGAGACACGATGCCGAACCCAGCAGAGACACCGACGGCAGATCCTGAGGATGATCCGGCAGGTGTCAGAGAAAGAAGTCAATGAACTTGCTCGCCCACggaaggatggagaggctTACCCAGTGGCCCATTGCTCCCTCATCCAATTTGAGAGGTCCCCTGACATACGCTGAGCGAGTATAGCCATTGACGGGAGACCATCCATCAATGAGATTTTGACCTTTGAAGTTGTTGAATTCCTGCAGTATCACCATCAGTTAAATACTTGTATGGAGAAATGCAATACACGTACTGTCAAGCTAGCTTTGCCAATGAGGATGCCCccagcatcaagaagctATATTGAGCATGAGGTGAAACTAGCCAACCTCCCTTTCGATACTAGCGGTTAGTAGTTCCACATACCTTCTGTACTGTAGGGGCGTTCCTAGGCGGCCTAGAGCCGACGAGAGCCCAGCTCCCAGCCGTTGTGTCCATGCCTAACCGAGGATCGGTCGCGATTGCATCCTAAGGGATCAGTTAGCACAAACGCAGATGATACTGTAGGGAATCTTGTACCTTCACGATGAATGGAATACCATGGAGCGGGCTTCGAGCCCTTCCGGCAGCGCGTTCTTGGTCGAGAAACCGCGCTCGCTCTAGGAGTTGCTCTCTTGGAGCGACAGAGATCAAGGCACCCAGATTAAGTCCATTTCTATTGTGCTTGTTGACGACCTGATTCAAGACTTGCTTTACCAGCGACTCCGCATTGAGTTCAGAACGGTCGAACAGTTGTTGAATGTCGTGAGCGGTCGAGGTAAGGAGGTTGAATGATTTTGGCGCCATGGATTCTTCCTGAGATAATGAAATGCGGCTGCTAGGGTAAGAAAACTGAGGCAGAGGGCAAATGTTTCGATCGTAAGGTGGCTGTTGTTTCTGAAATTTCGCGCTGGTCGGTCTGCCACAGCTCTAGAGCAATGAGAGGAGCTGAAGGATCTTCATGCAGTCACTGGAAGAGTGAGGGACAGTGCAGCTGGCCGGACAGGTAGGAAGAGCTGGGGGAATCGACTTGTGGGAAGTGGTTGGTTCCTCTCATCAGTCCGGCAAGGCGGGGTTACTGAGTATACGGCCACAGCAGAATGAGGCCCGTGCAGCCTTTGTTGTACAATGCAATTGCTTCGTTAGATCTGATTCAACTCTGGTGGGATATTTTCGAGGTTGGGATGTCTTGGTCAACGTTGCACCGTCTGCCGACTTAATTACCCCTGATGGTGATGCTCTATCAGTGCAGAGCTACAGATAATACTCGGTATCTGTGTGACCTAGGGAGGGGGGGTAGGATTATTCGCTCGCTACGCCAAAATGTAACAGTACCCTACAATCGGACTGGGCTTATTATCCTCTTTATCCACTAATAGGATGTAACCCCATTCCGGATTGTATCAGTGGTTTTGTTGCAAGCTTAACCAAAACCCTTACTCGAGGAGAGCTTGCCTGTGTCGAGTGGACGAACTTTTCATTATAGAGCGAAATTTCTTCGCCACATTGCCGGGCTATTTGGAGCTTGCAATCCTGAAATTCTTCCCAAGCTCCGCTTTCTCGTCGATATAATCGCCTCTCAATAGAAAGACAAGGTCGACTTGCTCTCGTGAGAAGATCTTATTGACAAACTTAATTTCCACCCCATACATTTCAGCCTCTCGCCGATGTACCTTTTGAAACAATAATTTTCTAGCACAAAAATAACCAAGGGCGTAACCAGAGACACATCTGGAATTAATGCCCAAAGATTTGCTATAATGCAACTCTACTCTGATAACTGCAATTGTGTTGTTGACAAACTGGATGAGGCACGAGTGGAAAAACAAGACACGACACGTGGGAGTGCAAAGTATTATGATTTGTTAAACCGTGAGGCATTGAGCCCCCATTGCATTTAGGCAGCTCCTTTTTCCCAGACTGCGCATGTACTATACATCCCGAACCATAATTAGACATAGTAGAAATAGAAGTCTCATTGTTAACGCCTTGGATTATCCCATGACCCCATAAACACTCGTGTTAAAAGCAATAGTcatgtctctcttcttgtcctcCAAAGTGGTATCCCTCTCAAAatcacaaagaaaaagcgcTATTCTTTTCTGTGCAGCTAGGGCTTGCTGGTCACGCGCCGGTCACGCGCTGCCTTTTGCACCTGCCAGTTGTTTGCAGCGACAGCGCACAATTATTTATCGAACACTCACAGATTGATCTCTTTTAAGCGCGCAAAAATTAGGCCATATAATCTTCTACTAATGCATGCTTCATTTTCAAATTGTTCGTGATTTCAGCGTGCGTGTAGTAGCAGTAAACTCTCCCAGATATATCTActcaaaagacaaaagacaaaaaaggcTAATAAGACTTATGACAAAATTCTGAGATTCTGTACTCTTATACATTTATTGATTTGGCCTCCACACCATCAGCTCTCGTCGTTTACCGTCTGCTGCTCGGCGACTGATGTTGCGCGTATTGCCACTACAATATGTATGCGTGTGTTTATCATGTCGTTCAGAGTGGAGGTCTTGTCACACCTAGCCACCCCACAAAGTCTTCAATGCTCGCTGATTGTGGTAAATACTGGTGGGGAGTATTTTCACTACCCCCTGAAGCCTTGCTGCATTGGGACTAGTGGATACAGCGCCCCCACAGACCGCCTAGGGTGTCTTAGAAGATCGATCTACTCATCTTCGACATCGCTGTAGCTATCCGTCTGCATCAAACAGAAGTGCAATAGAGTCTGGAGATTTCAGACGAATTTTCAAATCAATCGGCCAGTCGGAGCACGCTCAGAAGAGATGGCTTCTGTGAGTTgtattcttcttcatctatATGTCGGCGTATTAACTACTTGTAGGAACCTTTCTGGAGACAATTCTTTGAGTTTGTTCGGACGAGTAATAGTACGTCTGCTATAATCTTCTCGTGGATTATGAGGTTAATTCGACTACGGTAAAGATGGTGATTCTCTCTTACGATCCTTTTTCGAGTTCGCTTCGCGCGAGCCAGCCAACAGTACGCCTGCCATAACTTTGCTTCGAGGGCTACGATGTTAATTGGATTACGGTCCAGATGTTCATTCTATCCAGCATTTTCTCGAGTATCTCAACAGCCACGGGAACGGTATCCTCACGCCAAGCCTCATAGCCTGGATAGATGGTCAATCTAGTCGTGGCCGTGAAGGTATTCGTGGAGGtagacgcagacgcagaggTGGGCGCAGAGGTGTTCGTGGAGGCGGCACACAAAACCTACCTGCTGAGCAGACTAGAATCTCTACTCAGCCTTGGCAACAATAAGAAGGAGCGCCATTCTTCAACTTTTTGGCCATTATTTATCTCGTCAAGATGGATGTTATTCGGTTCTCTTTCGTCAATAATTTTTACCTACCTACGCGCGCCAGGGGGGGTTCTGGACAGGGTTACTGAAAGGGTTTCTGAAAGATTTTTTCGCTTAACAGAACATGTAAGCGTTTTGTAATGTTATTGCTGTAAAATTTCAAAAAACGATgtaacttttataagctttcaggtttaaaaaaaaaaaaaaatcgcaaGTGCATTATGTCAGGttgtaaatactattaacttATTTCGGTATATAGAAAAAGGTTATTGCATGTACCTTCTTATaggcactgctgctgctgctgctgctgcttgaaaTAGCAGGCAGAATGGGGATGATAATATATTGAACCCAGTCTCCCCTCCCGTGGTCGATTGTCGATCTTGATGAAAGCCTGCGCTCCCAAATGCATCTGTCTATATCCTATAATGTCAGTATGTATACTCCATATTTCGTAACACATAATGATTGCGTGAAAGATAAAATACCATAGCATCGGCCACGGCCTCCACCATGTTAGCCTTACATTAAGtcataataatagtaataaagatttCGCTGTTATtgttactgctgctgctgtgtcgGCGCTGTCAAGAAATGACATATATTGAAACAAGTACATCCCCATATCATAATAAGAAAAAACAGTTCCATGGATACGGTTTGGAACCACAAAAAGCGGGAGAAAATGGCGCGATCTGAAGACGAAATATAACGAAAAAATGTAACTCTACATTCCAAGTATTAGCATCTAGTGAGACATCAAGAACGAATAGCTAGCGCTCTAGATTGTGTAGTAGCAATGTGTGTAATAGGTGCAatatgagcagcagcagtagttaAGATTCTTggtttatattataataagtgGGAGCGATTGAACGTTTGGCTGCCGATGACGGGCTGTGGCGCGGAACGGACAAGCCCCGGGCGTTTGGAACTGAAAAGAACTTCTATACAAGACAGCAtgtataatttcttttttaattaccaTCAAGCTACAGGATCTCAG is drawn from Trichoderma asperellum chromosome 4, complete sequence and contains these coding sequences:
- a CDS encoding uncharacterized protein (EggNog:ENOG41), which translates into the protein MDEERRTKIAAALQQYRETVSQQNLAMLRVIVDGLEAPSLPPSTLSLRSSILVDEYGTNLAETVKEPRDLFNDNIRPKLLKYLDGVVDGPNLTKREEYFARMKAIIAEENIDFGGEFEFPPRDLAYLCTLVDGIIGPGLPDYIVSSQIEFISPTFDGLDDLGYVVPLWDDDLGHRVDMFFGLWEDWEIAVAIQTGRGPFALCGSCAIYCRNEKDDDNKEWKWRYGMFDGDWHSDMYNTVEEFLAYYRHHNEQTEEMVRRNLGI
- a CDS encoding uncharacterized protein (EggNog:ENOG41~TransMembrane:1 (o290-314i)), with translation MPPRLPHTLVTAPCPLAQSILRCCVTRESAATRTYRPSIACASATLRCCNGSSTRGFHATRHLARGAFEGKNHYERLKVPLDASLGEIKKAFYSLSKSHHPDANRSDPDAAHNFSLISESYTILSDASRRAAYDRDVLRLHHQHPHHPHQASYHSTNPAGGRPPSGLSRRRGTFRGPPPSFYRSGGWGAHADKRRQAHEESTGGAGSGSASSSSETDRANPWNTSAFHQTHHYGGMGPGSDPFHHRDEHVPHFDRAGHTRTHERQDHRRWQRQKRAVGDDDIEFEPQTSLAGHFLIVAGILAATFLAPAVYLQFMRLGRQKKERE
- a CDS encoding uncharacterized protein (TransMembrane:1 (o112-135i)), encoding MSMPAWLFSKNGTVPLYFVCLDKDTSDVLGESHYYNITNGPTSSSTGPATTSATTTSSKSSGTGTDTSKTAASNTGAAVDGTPPHSTSPTTTTTTASSTATPQSTEKLSKKAIAGISVGAIIGGVSILAVLGFLARRYGIWSNGSFHNIFGRGQQSAAPQNNIVELPVDNPTELQDSQEIKDSRAWKHPRGSGGLYEVA